One window of Nocardia sp. NBC_00508 genomic DNA carries:
- a CDS encoding amidase: MNIPTDPTAMTAVELVSSYAAGALSPVEATEAILRAITDRDAALNAFCLVDPDRALVQAKDSEARWQSGHARGLLDGVPISLKDVFLTEGWPTRRGSTSIDPAGPWPVDSPVAARLREDGMVFLGKTTTPEIAWKAVTDSPLTGITRNPADPSTTAGGSSGGSAAAVAAGMGPVSVGTDGGGSVRIPAAFCGIVGFKPTYGRIPLYPASPFGPLAHAGPMTRTVEDAALLMDILSLPDPRDPTALAPTITAFRAEMQRDVRGLRVAYSPTLGYADVDADVEAVVDAAVARLAEAELGVSAADPGFGDPREAFELLWAAGAATMLSGFPAGTRERVDPGLLAVWERGETVSAVDYLAARNVAAQLGIAMGAFHTDYDVLITPTVPIPAFAAGHDVPPGSGLHHWAEWTPFTYPFNLTQQPAISIPVGTTPAGLPVGLQIIGPRHSDDLVLAVARYAEFVLAS; encoded by the coding sequence ATGAACATTCCCACCGACCCGACCGCGATGACGGCGGTCGAGCTGGTCTCCTCCTACGCGGCGGGCGCCCTGTCACCCGTCGAGGCGACCGAGGCGATCCTGCGGGCGATCACCGACCGCGACGCCGCGCTCAACGCGTTCTGCCTCGTAGATCCCGATCGTGCCCTGGTGCAGGCGAAGGATTCCGAGGCGCGCTGGCAGTCCGGCCACGCCCGCGGACTGCTGGACGGCGTACCGATCTCGCTCAAGGACGTCTTCCTGACCGAGGGCTGGCCCACCCGGCGCGGGTCCACCTCGATCGACCCCGCCGGCCCGTGGCCGGTGGACAGCCCCGTGGCGGCTCGGCTGCGCGAGGACGGCATGGTGTTCCTGGGCAAGACCACCACTCCGGAGATCGCGTGGAAGGCAGTCACCGACAGCCCGTTGACCGGCATCACCCGCAATCCGGCCGACCCGTCCACCACCGCGGGCGGATCCTCCGGCGGCAGCGCCGCGGCCGTCGCGGCGGGCATGGGCCCGGTCTCGGTGGGCACCGATGGCGGTGGCAGCGTGCGCATTCCGGCCGCGTTCTGCGGCATCGTGGGCTTCAAGCCCACCTATGGCCGGATTCCGCTCTACCCGGCCAGTCCCTTCGGTCCGCTGGCGCACGCGGGCCCGATGACCCGCACCGTCGAGGACGCGGCGCTGCTGATGGACATCCTGTCGCTCCCCGATCCGCGCGACCCCACCGCGCTTGCTCCCACGATCACCGCGTTCCGCGCCGAGATGCAGCGCGACGTGCGCGGACTGCGCGTGGCGTATTCGCCGACGCTCGGCTACGCCGACGTGGACGCCGACGTCGAGGCGGTCGTGGACGCGGCGGTGGCCCGCCTCGCCGAGGCCGAACTGGGCGTCAGCGCCGCCGATCCCGGTTTCGGCGATCCGCGCGAAGCCTTCGAACTGCTCTGGGCGGCAGGGGCGGCCACCATGCTGTCCGGCTTCCCGGCAGGGACGCGCGAGCGGGTGGACCCGGGACTGCTCGCGGTGTGGGAGCGCGGTGAAACCGTCAGCGCGGTCGACTATCTCGCCGCCCGCAACGTGGCGGCGCAGCTCGGCATCGCTATGGGCGCGTTCCACACCGACTACGACGTCCTGATCACTCCGACCGTGCCGATTCCCGCGTTTGCGGCGGGCCACGACGTGCCGCCCGGCAGCGGGCTGCATCACTGGGCGGAGTGGACGCCGTTCACCTATCCGTTCAACCTCACCCAGCAGCCCGCGATCAGCATCCCGGTGGGCACCACCCCTGCGGGTCTTCCAGTGGGACTGCAGATCATCGGTCCGCGTCACTCCGACGATTTGGTGCTGGCGGTAGCCCGCTACGCCGAATTCGTGCTGGCGTCATGA
- a CDS encoding DUF3830 family protein — MARYITISLTKAAVTCRARLLDAEAPRTCAAVWNALPQEGDAFHAKYARNEVYTLLPRIDAAPHRENPTVTPIPGDVCLFDFESWEIGNPAYGYEPGSAAEHERGATDLALFYGRNNLLINGDLGWVPGNVFATIEEGLTEMAAACNALWLHGVQGEALAFARA; from the coding sequence ATGGCCCGCTACATCACCATCTCCCTCACCAAGGCCGCGGTGACCTGCCGCGCCCGTCTGCTCGACGCGGAGGCGCCGCGCACCTGTGCGGCGGTGTGGAACGCGCTGCCGCAGGAAGGCGACGCGTTCCACGCCAAGTACGCCCGCAACGAGGTGTACACCCTGCTCCCCCGGATCGACGCGGCCCCGCATCGGGAGAACCCGACCGTCACGCCGATCCCCGGCGACGTGTGCCTGTTCGATTTCGAATCGTGGGAGATCGGCAATCCGGCCTACGGCTACGAACCCGGCTCCGCGGCCGAGCACGAGCGCGGCGCCACCGACCTCGCGCTCTTCTACGGCCGCAACAATCTGCTGATCAATGGCGATCTCGGCTGGGTGCCGGGCAATGTCTTCGCCACGATCGAGGAAGGCCTGACCGAGATGGCCGCAGCGTGTAACGCCCTGTGGTTGCATGGGGTTCAAGGCGAAGCACTCGCCTTCGCTCGCGCCTGA
- a CDS encoding aspartate aminotransferase family protein, protein MTELSPVLKQATPVTVDHGAGCYLYDTDGRRYLDFTAGIGVTSTGHCHPHVVAAAQAQVASLIHGQYTTVLHRPLLELTERLGAVLPEGLDALFFANSGSEAVEAALRLVRQATGRPNVIVFHGGFHGRTVAAATMTTSGTRFSAGFSPLMSGVHVAPFPTAFRYGWSEREATAFALRELDYLFTTLTSPAETAAFLVEPVLGEGGYIPGNTEFFRGLRERADRHGILLVFDEIQTGFGRTGKFFGHQHFDVRPDVITIAKGLASGFPLSGIAAPRELMARAWPGSQGGTYGGNAVACAAAIATLDVIESEGLVANAAARGAQLLRGLRESATKAIGDVRGLGLMAGAEFTTPTGEPDPVTAAAAQRAAVGKGLLLLTCGAQMNVVRMIPPLIVTDTQIEDALAIWSEVLAEL, encoded by the coding sequence ATGACCGAGCTATCGCCCGTCCTGAAACAAGCCACTCCAGTGACCGTCGACCACGGCGCGGGGTGCTATCTCTACGACACCGACGGACGCCGATACCTGGACTTCACCGCCGGTATCGGGGTGACCAGCACGGGCCACTGCCACCCGCATGTCGTGGCGGCGGCGCAAGCGCAGGTCGCCTCGCTGATCCACGGCCAGTACACGACCGTCTTGCACCGGCCGCTGCTGGAACTCACCGAGCGGCTCGGTGCGGTGCTGCCGGAGGGGTTGGACGCGCTGTTCTTCGCCAATTCCGGTAGCGAGGCGGTCGAGGCGGCCCTGCGGCTGGTGCGCCAGGCGACCGGACGGCCGAACGTCATCGTGTTCCACGGCGGTTTCCACGGCCGCACCGTCGCCGCCGCCACGATGACGACCTCCGGCACCCGGTTCTCCGCCGGATTCAGCCCGCTCATGTCGGGGGTGCACGTCGCCCCCTTCCCCACCGCGTTCCGCTACGGCTGGAGCGAGCGGGAGGCCACCGCCTTCGCGCTGCGCGAACTCGACTACCTGTTCACCACGCTCACCTCGCCCGCCGAGACCGCCGCGTTCCTCGTGGAGCCCGTGCTCGGCGAGGGCGGCTACATCCCCGGCAACACCGAGTTCTTCCGCGGACTGCGCGAACGCGCGGACCGGCACGGCATCCTGCTGGTCTTCGACGAGATCCAGACCGGCTTCGGGCGCACCGGAAAGTTCTTCGGCCATCAGCACTTCGACGTCCGGCCCGACGTGATCACCATCGCGAAAGGGCTGGCCAGCGGGTTCCCGCTGTCCGGCATAGCGGCACCGCGCGAGCTGATGGCGCGGGCGTGGCCCGGCTCGCAAGGCGGCACCTACGGCGGCAACGCGGTGGCGTGCGCGGCAGCGATCGCCACGCTCGATGTCATCGAATCCGAAGGGCTGGTGGCGAATGCCGCGGCCAGGGGCGCGCAGCTGCTGCGCGGGCTGCGCGAGAGCGCCACCAAGGCGATCGGCGACGTCCGCGGTCTGGGGCTGATGGCGGGCGCCGAATTCACCACGCCCACCGGCGAACCCGATCCGGTCACCGCCGCGGCCGCGCAACGCGCCGCGGTGGGCAAGGGGCTGCTGCTGCTGACCTGCGGCGCGCAGATGAACGTGGTGCGGATGATTCCGCCGCTGATCGTGACCGATACTCAGATCGAGGACGCGCTCGCGATCTGGTCGGAGGTCCTCGCGGAGCTGTAG
- a CDS encoding NAD-dependent succinate-semialdehyde dehydrogenase, whose product MLTESALSTAERAAIETVPRGLFINGEWREAAGSLPVFDPATGELLCAVADADPADGLAALDSACAAQPDWARTPPRERSDLLMRVHRALLADTERLGLIATLEMGKPLAEARGEIAYAAEFFRWFAEEAVRLDGGYMPAPTGGSRFLVTRQPVGPSLLITPWNFPVAMGARKIAPALAAGCTCVVKPAEQTPLSMLALAEIMSAAGLPAGVVNVVTTADPAAVMTPLIRDDRSRKLSFTGSTAVGKQLLAQCAQTVMRTSMELGGNAPLLVFDDADLDEAVEGALAAKMRNIGQACTAANRILVQRGVAEVFARRLADRMAALPMGRGTQPNAVVGPLIDADAVAKVQSLVDDARARGATALIGGTALDGPGTFYPATVLVDVPDDAELCHTEIFGPVAAIGVFDTEDEAVGRANDTPSGLVSYVFTENLRRGLRVCEALETGMVGLNQGVVSNPAAPFGGVKESGLGREGGLTGIDEFLETKYIGVKL is encoded by the coding sequence ATGCTCACCGAAAGCGCCCTGAGCACTGCCGAACGAGCCGCGATCGAGACGGTGCCGCGAGGTCTGTTCATCAACGGCGAGTGGCGCGAGGCCGCCGGATCGCTCCCTGTCTTCGATCCCGCGACCGGTGAACTGCTCTGCGCGGTCGCCGACGCGGACCCCGCCGACGGGCTCGCGGCCCTGGACTCGGCGTGCGCGGCGCAGCCGGACTGGGCTCGCACACCACCCCGGGAACGCAGCGACCTGCTCATGCGCGTGCATCGCGCGCTGCTGGCCGACACCGAGCGGCTCGGGCTGATCGCGACGCTGGAAATGGGCAAACCGCTGGCCGAAGCGCGCGGCGAGATTGCCTATGCCGCGGAGTTCTTCCGCTGGTTCGCCGAGGAGGCCGTGCGCCTGGACGGCGGATACATGCCTGCGCCGACCGGCGGCTCACGCTTCCTGGTGACCAGGCAGCCGGTCGGCCCCAGCTTGCTCATCACGCCGTGGAACTTCCCGGTGGCCATGGGTGCGCGCAAGATCGCTCCCGCCCTCGCGGCAGGGTGCACCTGCGTGGTGAAACCCGCTGAGCAGACGCCGCTTTCGATGCTGGCGCTGGCGGAGATCATGTCCGCGGCCGGGCTGCCCGCCGGAGTGGTCAACGTGGTCACCACCGCCGATCCCGCCGCCGTGATGACGCCGCTGATCCGCGACGATCGCTCGCGCAAGCTGTCCTTCACCGGCTCGACGGCGGTCGGCAAACAACTCCTGGCCCAGTGTGCGCAGACGGTGATGCGTACCTCGATGGAACTCGGCGGCAACGCCCCGCTGCTGGTATTCGACGACGCCGACCTGGACGAGGCGGTCGAGGGGGCGCTCGCGGCGAAGATGCGCAATATCGGCCAAGCCTGCACCGCCGCCAACCGCATTCTGGTCCAGCGTGGCGTCGCGGAGGTCTTCGCACGCAGGCTCGCCGATCGGATGGCCGCACTGCCGATGGGCCGGGGCACCCAGCCGAATGCGGTGGTCGGCCCGCTGATCGACGCCGACGCCGTCGCCAAGGTGCAGAGCCTGGTCGATGACGCCCGCGCTCGCGGCGCCACGGCGCTCATCGGCGGCACCGCGCTGGACGGTCCGGGCACCTTCTATCCCGCGACCGTTCTGGTCGATGTCCCGGACGACGCCGAACTGTGCCACACCGAGATCTTCGGACCGGTCGCCGCGATCGGCGTCTTCGACACCGAGGACGAGGCGGTCGGCCGAGCCAACGACACCCCCTCCGGGCTGGTGAGCTACGTGTTCACCGAGAACCTGCGGCGCGGACTGCGGGTATGCGAGGCGCTGGAAACCGGCATGGTGGGACTCAACCAAGGCGTGGTGTCGAATCCGGCCGCGCCGTTCGGCGGCGTCAAAGAGTCCGGGCTCGGACGCGAGGGCGGACTCACCGGAATCGATGAATTCCTGGAGACCAAGTACATCGGCGTGAAGTTGTGA
- a CDS encoding tartrate dehydrogenase, which yields MSGYRIATIPGDGIGVDVTAEAVRVLDAVLPGIEWTEFDWSCEQYLRTGAMVPVDGPERLARFDAILLGAVGFPGVLDHISLWGLLIPLRRAFGQYVNLRPVRLLPGTESALRGRTADDLDILIVRENSEGEYSRIGGIHNEGRADEFVLQESVFTRAGCERIIRYAFERACERSGRLCSATKSNGLIHSMPYWDSLFERIAAEYPQVTTRQMHVDALAAELVLHPDRLDVIVGSNLFGDILSDLAAAVTGGLGLAPSGNINPERTGPSMFEAVHGSAPDIAGQGIANPVAQILAGAMLLDHLGESDAAAAVDRAVCDVLASGEVRTPDLGGTATTTDLGDAIAVRAAELARRSATVERG from the coding sequence GTGAGCGGATACCGGATCGCGACCATCCCAGGGGATGGCATCGGCGTCGACGTCACCGCAGAGGCGGTACGAGTGCTCGACGCGGTGCTGCCGGGTATCGAATGGACCGAATTCGACTGGTCCTGCGAGCAATACCTGCGCACCGGTGCGATGGTGCCCGTCGACGGTCCGGAGCGGCTCGCCCGATTCGACGCGATCCTGCTCGGCGCGGTCGGCTTTCCCGGTGTGCTTGATCATATTTCGCTCTGGGGCCTGCTGATCCCGCTGCGCCGCGCCTTCGGCCAGTATGTCAACCTCCGGCCGGTGCGCCTGCTGCCGGGCACGGAGTCGGCGCTGCGCGGCCGGACCGCCGACGACCTGGACATCCTCATCGTGCGGGAGAACTCCGAGGGCGAGTACTCCCGCATCGGCGGCATCCACAACGAGGGCCGCGCCGACGAATTCGTGCTCCAGGAGTCGGTGTTCACCCGCGCCGGGTGCGAGCGGATCATCCGGTACGCCTTCGAGCGGGCGTGCGAACGGTCCGGGCGGCTGTGCTCGGCGACGAAGTCGAACGGGCTCATCCACTCGATGCCATACTGGGACAGCCTATTCGAGCGCATCGCCGCGGAGTATCCGCAGGTGACGACGCGCCAGATGCACGTCGACGCGCTGGCCGCCGAGCTGGTGCTGCACCCGGACCGGCTCGACGTGATCGTCGGCTCGAATCTGTTCGGCGACATCCTCTCCGACCTCGCCGCCGCCGTCACCGGCGGGCTCGGCCTCGCGCCGTCGGGCAACATCAACCCCGAGCGCACCGGCCCGTCGATGTTCGAGGCCGTACACGGCAGCGCCCCCGACATCGCGGGTCAGGGCATAGCGAACCCGGTCGCCCAGATCCTCGCGGGCGCGATGCTGCTCGATCATCTCGGCGAGTCGGACGCGGCCGCCGCCGTCGACCGAGCGGTCTGCGACGTGCTCGCCTCGGGCGAGGTCCGCACGCCGGACCTCGGCGGAACCGCCACCACCACCGACCTCGGCGATGCCATCGCCGTCCGCGCGGCCGAACTGGCGCGCCGCTCCGCGACCGTGGAACGCGGCTGA